The Arachis duranensis cultivar V14167 chromosome 2, aradu.V14167.gnm2.J7QH, whole genome shotgun sequence genome has a window encoding:
- the LOC127744922 gene encoding zinc finger BED domain-containing protein RICESLEEPER 3-like, translating into MNSETVSNLVTIGVGSEAALVEVDEPSSKRLRPTTSDVWNFFKKLSPDMDGVERAECKGCKKVFKAGGKRYGTSTIKRHLDSCTQIKHEDIGQTIAELQLKMDSLKIDSGVARDMFAGYVVAGDKPFNMVDDRRFRNWVKYISPTLKLPSRNTVKADIVKVYKREAAKLKKNLVSIPNRICLTSDLWTSSTNEGFICLTAHFVDEN; encoded by the coding sequence ATGAATTCTGAAACTGTGAGTAACCTTGTTACCATTGGAGTTGGTTCTGAGGCTGCTCTGGTCGAGGTTGATGAACCTAGTTCGAAAAGGCTGAGACCAACAACCTCTGATGTTTGgaattttttcaaaaagctCAGTCCAGATATGGATGGAGTAGAACGTGCTGAGTGTaaaggatgcaagaaagtgtttAAAGCTGGAGGTAAGCGATATGGCACTTCTACTATAAAACGGCATCTTGATAGTTGTACTCAAATTAAGCATGAAGATATTGGTCAGACTATAGCAGAATTGCAACTTAAAATGGATTCACTTAAGATTGATTCAGGAGTGGCTAGAGATATGTTTGCTGGGTATGTAGTTGCTGGGGATAAGCCTTTTAATATGGTTGATGATAGGAGATTTAGAAATTGGGTGAAATATATTAGTCCAACTTTGAAACTTCCTTCTAGGAATACAGTTAAAGCTGACATAGTGAAAGTTTACAAGAGAGAAGCTgcgaaacttaaaaaaaatttagtttccaTTCCAAATAGAATTTGCTTAACATCTGATCTTTGGACTTCCAGTACCAATGAGGGGTTTATATGTTTGACTGCACATTTTGTTGATGAGAACTAG
- the LOC107474123 gene encoding zinc finger BED domain-containing protein RICESLEEPER 2-like: MPPPHTGFELSSKIFTLLTEWKTDKKIFFITLDNASSNDTCVEHLKSTLDVHGSLLCGGEFFHVRCSAHILNLIVQDGMKICGDAVCKIREGIKFLRKSESRMVKFKECFEDIEGLEYTTALCLDVPIRWNSLYAMLASAIPYKKAFEMYKVKEAGFREFCPSSDEWRKTEKICDFLLPFYETTKLMSETSYPTSNLYFLQVWQIHLILMNSLKNDEVLIRNMGEKMMIKFNKYWEEYSVVLAFGAVLDPRFKLNTLVHCYNEIDPISAKDKVELVKSKLYKLFEVYDQNSSTTVESSSQLSSNFSQATSSAIGNQLIKIVGDLMSRNQEAEVKSGKNQLDIYLSEIMLKR, translated from the exons ATGCCTCCTCCTCACACAGGATTTGAGTTGTCTTCTAAAATCTTTACGCTTTTGACTGAGTGGAAAActgataaaaagatttttttcattACTTTGGATAATGCTTCTTCTAATGATACTTGTGTTGAACACTTGAAAAGTACTTTGGATGTGCATGGTTCATTGTTGTGTGGTGGTGAATTCTTTCATGTTCGTTGCTCTGCtcatattttaaatcttattgTCCAAGATGGAATGAAAATATGTGGTGATGCAGTGTGTAAGATTAGAGAGGGTATTAAGTTTCTGAGAAAATCTGAAAGTCGAATGGTTAAGTTTAAAGAATGTTTTGAAGATATTGAGGGACTTGAGTATACGACTGCATTATGTTTAGATGTTCCTATTAGGTGGAATTCACTTTATGCAATGCTTGCAAGTGCTATTCCTTATAAGAAAGCTTTTGAAatgtataaagtaaaagaagctGGGTTTAGGGAGTTTTGTCCTTCATCAGATGAGTGGAGAAAAACTGAAAAGATATGTGATTTCTTGTTACCATTTTATGAAACTACCAAGTTGATGTCTGAAACTTCTTACCCAACATCCAACTTGTATTTTTTACAAGTTTGGCAAATCCATCTTATTTTAATGAATAGTTTGAAGAATGATGAAGTGCTTATAAGGAACATGGGAGAAAAAATGATGATTAAGTTCAATAAATATTGGGAAGAATACAGTGTTGTTCTTGCATTTGGGGCAGTTCTTGATCCTAGATTTAAACTCAACACTTTGGTTCATTGCTATAATGAGATTGATCCTATTAGTGCTAAAGACAAAGTGGAGCTTGTGAAGAGTAAGTTATACAAGCTTTTTGAGGTTTATGATCAAAATTCCTCTACAACTGTAGAGAGTTCTTCCCAActttcaagtaatttttctCAAGCAACATCTTCTGCAATTGGAAATCAGcttattaaaattgttggt GATTTGATGTCCCGTAATCAAGAAGCTGAAGTGAAAAGTGGAAAGAACCAACTGGATATTTATTTGAGTGAG ATAATGTTGAAGCGGTGA
- the LOC107474116 gene encoding ABC transporter G family member 24 isoform X1: MPSWSTKDLLVVLALAVTVSSLLNGVKCQQTSDLDNPAVLSVLTQLVYSQVSNVTSFLSHEISNRSSFCVEDLNADWNNAFNFSSDLGFLTSCIQTTKGDIKQRICNEAEIKFYSKSLLDRSNGINYLKPNKNCNLTSWVSGCEPGWACSAPSTEQAEFQNSQDMPSRTTDCEPCCEGFFCPHGITCMIPCPLGSYCPLAKLNNTTGVCEPYRYQLPPMRPNHTCGGANIWADVDSSSETFCPAGWYCPTTTKRIPCSSGHYCRMGSISQTRCFKLTSCKSKAETQNMGVYGIMLIAALSTLLLIIYSCSDQVLSTRERRMAKSREAAARSVRKTSNARQRWKTAKDVAKKSASGLQAQLSRTFSRKKDVADPEKVKMLGQATAETDIELLSHSHPITPNIAPSSSAVQKEKAKESIDPMQMMHEIENGDNLHLETKTRDKSVQGKASKEKQPETHSQIFKYAYAQLEKEKAQQQENKNLTFSGVVNMATKGEPRKRLLMEISFKDLTLILKVQNKLILRCVTGKIKPGRITAVMGPSGAGKTTFLSAVAGKAFGCKMTGSVLINGKTESIHSYKKIIGFVPQDDIVHGNLTVEENLWFSAQCRLSADLPKADKVLVVERVIEFLGLQSVRNSLVGTVEKRGISGGQRKRVNVGLEMVMEPSLLLLDEPTSGLDSASCQLLLRALRREALQGVNICMVVHQPSYALFNMFDDLILLAKGGLTVYHGPVKKVEEYFLGLGICIPERINPPDYFIDILEGLVEPGGSSGVSYKDLPVRWMLHNGYPVPLDMQKNAAKFGNLTPNPANETDPNGSEHDDRSFAGELLHDVRHVVELEGEKILFNFLKSQDLSNRKTPGIFKQYKYFLIRIVKQRLRESKIQAIDYLILLLAGACLGALSRGNDQKFGGVGYIYTVICVSLLCKIAALRSFSLDKLHYWRERDSGMSSLAYFLSRDTVDHFNTLVKPVVYLSMFYFFTYPRSTFADNYIVLLCLVYCVTGIAYTLAIVFKPGAAQLWSVLLPVVLTLVATQAKDSKFLKVVANLCYPKWALEAFVIANAERYHGVWIISRCGSLKRSDYNIHDWSLCVSILILMGVTARAIALFSMLTFQKK, translated from the exons ATGCCCAGCTGGAGCACCAAGGATTTGTTAGTAGTTCTTGCTTTGGCAGTTACGGTCTCGAGCTTATTGAATGGGGTGAAGTGCCAGCAAACGAGTGACCTTGACAACCCTGCTGTTCTCTCTGTTTTGACACAGCTTGTTTACAGCCAAGTCTCCAACGTCACCTCTTTCCTCAGTCACGAAATTAGCAACCGCTCCAGTTTCTGCGTCGAAGATCT GAATGCTGATTGGAATAATGCATTTAACTTTTCATCCGACTTGGGCTTCTTGACTTCTTGCATTCAAACGACGAAAG GGGACATAAAGCAACGCATATGTAATGAAGCAGAAATAAAGTTTTACTCAAAAAGTTTATTGGATAGATCTAATGGTATTAACTATTTGAAGCCTAACAAGAACTGCAATTTAACCTCATGGGTATCTGGTTGTGAGCCAGGATGGGCCTGTAGTGCTCCCTCGACCGAGCAGGCTGAATTCCAAAATTCACAGGATATGCCTTCAAGAACTACTGACTGTGAACCATGTTGTGAAGGTTTCTTTTGCCCTCATGGTATCACATGCATGATAC CTTGCCCTCTTGGATCCTATTGTCCTCTTGCAAAACTCAATAACACAACTGGTGTATGTGAACC ATATCGTTATCAATTGCCTCCAATGCGGCCAAACCATACCTGTGGAGGTGCAAATATCTGGGCTGATGTTGATAGCAGTAGTGAGACATTCTGTCCAGCAGGATGGTATTGCCCAACAACTACAAAACGTATTCCTTGCAGTAGTGG GCATTACTGTAGGATGGGTTCTATATCTCAGACGA GATGCTTCAAGTTGACTTCATGTAAATCGAAAGCTGAGACCCAAAACATGGGTGTGTACGGAATTATGCTCATT GCTGCTTTGAGTACATTGCTGCTTATCATTTACAGCTGTTCTGATCAAGTTCTCAGTACTAGGGAAAGGAGAATGGCGAAGTCCAGAGAAGCAGCAGCTAGATCTGTAAGGAAGACTTCAAATGCACGACAAAGATGGAAAACTGCAAAAGACGTTGCTAAAAAGAGTGCAAGTGGACTACAAGCTCAACTATCACGAACATTTTCGCGTAAGAAGGACGTGGCAGATCCAGAAAAAGTTAAGATGTTGGGTCAAGCAACTGCAGAAACTGATATAGAATTGCTTTCACATTCACACCCTATTACTCCAAACATTGCTCCCAGCTCATCAGCTGTGCAAAAAGAAAAGGCTAAAGAATCCATTGATCCAATGCAGATGATGCATGAAATTGAAAATGGCGATAACCTTCACTTAGAAACTAAAACTAGAGATAAAAGTGTTCAAGGCAAAGCTTCTAAGGAAAAGCAACCTGAAACTCATAGCCAGATTTTTAAGTATGCATATGCTCAATTGGAGAAGGAGAAGGCACAGCAACAAGAAAACAAGAATCTTACTTTCTCAGGAGTAGTTAACATGGCTACCAAAGGTGAACCAAGGAAACGGCTGTTAATGGAAATTTCTTTCAAAGATCTAACTCTCATTTTGAAGGTGCAAAACAAACTTATATTGAGATGTGTAACGGGGAAAATTAAACCTGGGCGCATTACTGCTGTCATGGGTCCATCAGGGGCCGGTAAGACAACATTTCTTTCAGCAGTAGCTGGAAAAGCATTTGGATGCAAGATGACTGGTTCAGTTCTTATAAATGGAAAGACTGAATCAATCCATTCCTATAAGAAAATTATTGGTTTTGTGCCACAAGATGACATAGTTCATGGAAATCTGACAGTAGAAGAGAATTTATGGTTCAGTGCACAGTGCAG GCTATCTGCTGACTTGCCGAAAGCAGACAAAGTTCTGGTTGTAGAAAGAGTTATTGAATTCTTGGGCCTTCAATCTGTGCGGAATTCTTTGGTTGGAACTGTAGAAAAACGAGGGATTTCCGGTGGCCAAAGGAAGCGTGTAAATGTTGGACTGGAAATGGTCATGGAACCTTCACTTTTATTGTTAGATGAACCCACATCTGGTTTGGACAGTGCATCATGTCAGCTACTTCTTAGAGCATTAAGACGGGAAGCTCTTCAAGGAGTGAACATATGCATGGTGGTTCACCAACCAAG CTATGCATTGTTCAATATGTTTGATGACTTGATACTTCTGGCGAAAGGAGGTCTTACTGTGTATCATGGACCTGTCAAGAAAGTTGAAGAATACTTTCTAGGACTTGGGATCTGTATTCCGGAGCGGATCAATCCTCCTGATTACTTTATCGACATTTTGGAGGGCTTAGTAGAACCTGGTGGAAGCTCGGGAGTCAGTTATAAAGACCTGCCAGTTAGATGGATGCTTCATAATGGATACCCAGTACCTCTTGATATGCAGAAGAATGCAGCGAAATTTGGTAACTTAACTCCAAATCCAGCTAACGAAACTGATCCCAATGGCTCTGAACATGACGACAGAAGCTTTGCCGGAGAACTATTGCATGATGTTAGACACGTCGTGGAATTGGAGGGGGAGAAGATACTATTCAACTTTTTGAAATCCCAGGATTTATCTAACCGGAAAACTCCTGGGATATTCAAGCAATACAAGTACTTCCTTATACG GATTGTGAAGCAGCGACTAAGGGAGTCCAAAATCCAAGCTATAGATTATCTAATATTATTACTTGCTGGAGCTTGCTTAGGAGCGCTGAGTAGAGGAAATGATCAGAAGTTTGGTGGAGTTGGATACATCTATACAGTGATTTGTGTAT CTCTTTTATGTAAAATTGCGGCCTTGAGATCATTTTCTCTGGATAAATTGCACTACTGGAGGGAGAGGGATTCTGGGATGAGCAGCTTGGCTTACTTTCTTTCTAGAGATACAGTGGATCATTTTAATACTCTGGTCAAGCCTGTGGTGTACCTCTCTATGTTCTATTTCTTCACCTATCCAAGATCAACTTTTGCAGATAATTACATTGTGCTGCTCTGTCTAGTATACTGTGTGACTGGAATAGCATATACATTGGCAATAGTATTCAAACCTGGCGCGGCACAGCTA TGGTCAGTGCTTCTTCCAGTTGTTTTAACCCTTGTTGCAACAcaagctaaagacagtaaattTTTGAAGGTTGTAGCAAATTTATGTTACCCTAAGTGGGCTTTAGAAGCATTCGTAATCGCAAATGCTGAAAG GTACCATGGAGTGTGGATCATAAGTCGTTGTGGTTCACTAAAGAGAAGTGACTATAATATTCATGATTGGAGTTTGTGTGTTTCCATCCTAATTCTTATGGGTGTAACCGCTCGGGCAATAGCTTTATTCTCTATGCTTACCTTTCAAAAGAAGTGA
- the LOC107474116 gene encoding ABC transporter G family member 24 isoform X2, whose product MPSWSTKDLLVVLALAVTVSSLLNGVKCQQTSDLDNPAVLSVLTQLVYSQVSNVTSFLSHEISNRSSFCVEDLNADWNNAFNFSSDLGFLTSCIQTTKGDIKQRICNEAEIKFYSKSLLDRSNGINYLKPNKNCNLTSWVSGCEPGWACSAPSTEQAEFQNSQDMPSRTTDCEPCCEGFFCPHGITCMIPCPLGSYCPLAKLNNTTGVCEPYRYQLPPMRPNHTCGGANIWADVDSSSETFCPAGWYCPTTTKRIPCSSGHYCRMGSISQTRCFKLTSCKSKAETQNMGVYGIMLIAALSTLLLIIYSCSDQVLSTRERRMAKSREAAARSVRKTSNARQRWKTAKDVAKKSASGLQAQLSRTFSRKKDVADPEKVKMLGQATAETDIELLSHSHPITPNIAPSSSAVQKEKAKESIDPMQMMHEIENGDNLHLETKTRDKSVQGKASKEKQPETHSQIFKYAYAQLEKEKAQQQENKNLTFSGVVNMATKGEPRKRLLMEISFKDLTLILKVQNKLILRCVTGKIKPGRITAVMGPSGAGKTTFLSAVAGKAFGCKMTGSVLINGKTESIHSYKKIIGFVPQDDIVHGNLTVEENLWFSAQCRLSADLPKADKVLVVERVIEFLGLQSVRNSLVGTVEKRGISGGQRKRVNVGLEMVMEPSLLLLDEPTSGLDSASCQLLLRALRREALQGVNICMVVHQPSYALFNMFDDLILLAKGGLTVYHGPVKKVEEYFLGLGICIPERINPPDYFIDILEGLVEPGGSSGVSYKDLPVRWMLHNGYPVPLDMQKNAAKFGNLTPNPANETDPNGSEHDDRSFAGELLHDVRHVVELEGEKILFNFLKSQDLSNRKTPGIFKQYKYFLIRIVKQRLRESKIQAIDYLILLLAGACLGALSRGNDQKFGGVGYIYTVICLFYVKLRP is encoded by the exons ATGCCCAGCTGGAGCACCAAGGATTTGTTAGTAGTTCTTGCTTTGGCAGTTACGGTCTCGAGCTTATTGAATGGGGTGAAGTGCCAGCAAACGAGTGACCTTGACAACCCTGCTGTTCTCTCTGTTTTGACACAGCTTGTTTACAGCCAAGTCTCCAACGTCACCTCTTTCCTCAGTCACGAAATTAGCAACCGCTCCAGTTTCTGCGTCGAAGATCT GAATGCTGATTGGAATAATGCATTTAACTTTTCATCCGACTTGGGCTTCTTGACTTCTTGCATTCAAACGACGAAAG GGGACATAAAGCAACGCATATGTAATGAAGCAGAAATAAAGTTTTACTCAAAAAGTTTATTGGATAGATCTAATGGTATTAACTATTTGAAGCCTAACAAGAACTGCAATTTAACCTCATGGGTATCTGGTTGTGAGCCAGGATGGGCCTGTAGTGCTCCCTCGACCGAGCAGGCTGAATTCCAAAATTCACAGGATATGCCTTCAAGAACTACTGACTGTGAACCATGTTGTGAAGGTTTCTTTTGCCCTCATGGTATCACATGCATGATAC CTTGCCCTCTTGGATCCTATTGTCCTCTTGCAAAACTCAATAACACAACTGGTGTATGTGAACC ATATCGTTATCAATTGCCTCCAATGCGGCCAAACCATACCTGTGGAGGTGCAAATATCTGGGCTGATGTTGATAGCAGTAGTGAGACATTCTGTCCAGCAGGATGGTATTGCCCAACAACTACAAAACGTATTCCTTGCAGTAGTGG GCATTACTGTAGGATGGGTTCTATATCTCAGACGA GATGCTTCAAGTTGACTTCATGTAAATCGAAAGCTGAGACCCAAAACATGGGTGTGTACGGAATTATGCTCATT GCTGCTTTGAGTACATTGCTGCTTATCATTTACAGCTGTTCTGATCAAGTTCTCAGTACTAGGGAAAGGAGAATGGCGAAGTCCAGAGAAGCAGCAGCTAGATCTGTAAGGAAGACTTCAAATGCACGACAAAGATGGAAAACTGCAAAAGACGTTGCTAAAAAGAGTGCAAGTGGACTACAAGCTCAACTATCACGAACATTTTCGCGTAAGAAGGACGTGGCAGATCCAGAAAAAGTTAAGATGTTGGGTCAAGCAACTGCAGAAACTGATATAGAATTGCTTTCACATTCACACCCTATTACTCCAAACATTGCTCCCAGCTCATCAGCTGTGCAAAAAGAAAAGGCTAAAGAATCCATTGATCCAATGCAGATGATGCATGAAATTGAAAATGGCGATAACCTTCACTTAGAAACTAAAACTAGAGATAAAAGTGTTCAAGGCAAAGCTTCTAAGGAAAAGCAACCTGAAACTCATAGCCAGATTTTTAAGTATGCATATGCTCAATTGGAGAAGGAGAAGGCACAGCAACAAGAAAACAAGAATCTTACTTTCTCAGGAGTAGTTAACATGGCTACCAAAGGTGAACCAAGGAAACGGCTGTTAATGGAAATTTCTTTCAAAGATCTAACTCTCATTTTGAAGGTGCAAAACAAACTTATATTGAGATGTGTAACGGGGAAAATTAAACCTGGGCGCATTACTGCTGTCATGGGTCCATCAGGGGCCGGTAAGACAACATTTCTTTCAGCAGTAGCTGGAAAAGCATTTGGATGCAAGATGACTGGTTCAGTTCTTATAAATGGAAAGACTGAATCAATCCATTCCTATAAGAAAATTATTGGTTTTGTGCCACAAGATGACATAGTTCATGGAAATCTGACAGTAGAAGAGAATTTATGGTTCAGTGCACAGTGCAG GCTATCTGCTGACTTGCCGAAAGCAGACAAAGTTCTGGTTGTAGAAAGAGTTATTGAATTCTTGGGCCTTCAATCTGTGCGGAATTCTTTGGTTGGAACTGTAGAAAAACGAGGGATTTCCGGTGGCCAAAGGAAGCGTGTAAATGTTGGACTGGAAATGGTCATGGAACCTTCACTTTTATTGTTAGATGAACCCACATCTGGTTTGGACAGTGCATCATGTCAGCTACTTCTTAGAGCATTAAGACGGGAAGCTCTTCAAGGAGTGAACATATGCATGGTGGTTCACCAACCAAG CTATGCATTGTTCAATATGTTTGATGACTTGATACTTCTGGCGAAAGGAGGTCTTACTGTGTATCATGGACCTGTCAAGAAAGTTGAAGAATACTTTCTAGGACTTGGGATCTGTATTCCGGAGCGGATCAATCCTCCTGATTACTTTATCGACATTTTGGAGGGCTTAGTAGAACCTGGTGGAAGCTCGGGAGTCAGTTATAAAGACCTGCCAGTTAGATGGATGCTTCATAATGGATACCCAGTACCTCTTGATATGCAGAAGAATGCAGCGAAATTTGGTAACTTAACTCCAAATCCAGCTAACGAAACTGATCCCAATGGCTCTGAACATGACGACAGAAGCTTTGCCGGAGAACTATTGCATGATGTTAGACACGTCGTGGAATTGGAGGGGGAGAAGATACTATTCAACTTTTTGAAATCCCAGGATTTATCTAACCGGAAAACTCCTGGGATATTCAAGCAATACAAGTACTTCCTTATACG GATTGTGAAGCAGCGACTAAGGGAGTCCAAAATCCAAGCTATAGATTATCTAATATTATTACTTGCTGGAGCTTGCTTAGGAGCGCTGAGTAGAGGAAATGATCAGAAGTTTGGTGGAGTTGGATACATCTATACAGTGATTTGT CTCTTTTATGTAAAATTGCGGCCTTGA